From uncultured Desulfobacter sp.:
CTGATCAATCCAAGCTTTCCCCTGGCCGTGTACCAGATATTGATAAGAAAGGCCATCACCGGAATCACCATGGCAATGCTGTCAACAACGGCGACCACCTTGAGCCAGGTGGGAACCGGCACCTGCAGCAGGTGATGGGTTCCGATATGGGTATAAATGACGATCAGTGCCCAAAAGCCCAGAAGAGACAGTGTATGACTGTATAGCGGTGTCCGGCAGACCTGGGGAATAATATAATAGGCAACGGCCGCAGCCAGGGGCGTCAACAAAAGTCCAAACACATTGTGGCCGTAAAACCAGAGGAGAATGGCATCGGGAATGCCAACCAGGGCGCCGGAGTCCGGCTGCCAGATAACATTACCCAGGCTGTAGGTACAAATGGTGAGAAGAATGCCTGCCAGCACATACCAGACAGATACATACAGAATTTTTTCCTGCCTGTTTTTTACCGTCATCAATAGATTAAATAAAATCAAACTAAAGGCGATGACAATACCGACATCAATGGGCCAGATCATTTCCGCGTATTCCCGGCCCTGGGTAAAGCCTGCGGCAAGACTGACCACCAGGGCGACCAGGGCAATATTCCAGAGGATAACCGTGAAAACACCCAGCCGTTCACTGTAAAGCTCGGTGCGCAGCAACCGGGGAACCATATAAAATGCACTGCCCAGAAGGCCCGGGGTAACAAACCCGAACAACACCAGGTTCACATGCATAGGGCGCAGTCTTGAAAAGAGGAGCCAGGCAATGTTGCCGGTTAAATCAGGAGCCACAAGCTCTATGGCCGCAATAAATCCTGCCAGCGTGGCCGTCATCATCCAGGCAGCGGAGGTCAGGCAAAATCCTCTGGCTGTAATGTAGGTAGCAGTATCGGGTTGGGTTGGTTTCTCAGGCAAAACAAACACTCCTATATTAGTTGTGACAGGAAAGCCAGCAGTCTAAGTTCGCTTCTTCTTTCCTGTGACATTGGACACAAAACCCCATTTTAAATTCGTGGCGCTTAAGTCTGTCAGTTCCTGCAACGTCCCCGTGACAGGCTTCACACTCAAACTCTCTTTTTATGTGGCGTTCATGGTTGAACATGACATGTTCGGGTACATAAAAAACCTTTTTCCACGGTGTGGGTGTCTGGGTATCAAAGTAATTGTGCTCTTTTCTGATTTCCGGGTGATTGGGAATAATAAAGTTGTGGCAGTAAAGACATTTTTCAACCGGCGGTATCCCGGGATGGGCCGACCGGTCCACATATGAATGACAAAAACGGCAGTCAATTTTTTTGTTGCCTGCATGGAGTCTGTGGCTGAAAGCGATGGGCTGAACCGGCCCTGCATTCACATGGGGCATGATATAATAGGCATAGGCAAATAGAACAACGAGGATGATTAAAGCACTTAAGACAACCAATTGGATTTTATTTTCTTTTACCTGGGCTGGAAAAGAGTGAAAGTGGGAGATAAGGGTCAGGGGCTTGCCTTTTGTTCCCACCAGAACAACCAGAATGACAATAGTTAAGAGTGTCAGGGATGCCAGTATTATTATTTCCATTAAGCCACCTCCCCTGAATTAATATTCAAGCTTTCCGGCAATTCTTTGAAATAGGCTAAAATGCAAATACTAAAGAGGGCCAAAAAACCAAGGGTAATGATGATTTCACTGATGCCGATGGGAAACCCCGCCGGATCGTGTGCAAGTAAACTGGGGCCCAAAAGAAGAAAATGCTCAATCCAGAGTCCTGCCAGAACACATGCGCTGACGACAACCATACACTTAGGGGATTGTTTTATTTTTTTGCTCAAAAGGATAATAAACGGCAGGATAAAACACCCGAGAAATACGGTCCATGCCAGGATGCTCCAGGGGTAGGTCATGGTTCGTTTAATGATATAGGCGGTTTC
This genomic window contains:
- a CDS encoding cbb3-type cytochrome c oxidase subunit I, coding for MPEKPTQPDTATYITARGFCLTSAAWMMTATLAGFIAAIELVAPDLTGNIAWLLFSRLRPMHVNLVLFGFVTPGLLGSAFYMVPRLLRTELYSERLGVFTVILWNIALVALVVSLAAGFTQGREYAEMIWPIDVGIVIAFSLILFNLLMTVKNRQEKILYVSVWYVLAGILLTICTYSLGNVIWQPDSGALVGIPDAILLWFYGHNVFGLLLTPLAAAVAYYIIPQVCRTPLYSHTLSLLGFWALIVIYTHIGTHHLLQVPVPTWLKVVAVVDSIAMVIPVMAFLINIWYTARGKLGLISEDIGGKFVFTGTIMYFIVSIRGSMMALPDVQRVTHFSHWVVGHAHVGVLGFAGMIALGGIYFTLPRITGKPLFSPFLANFQYWMVLIGVVGFTIVLTISGLIQGNAWLNGETVYRVLPEIHIYNIVRASLGLLIFLSALSGFYNIFRSLFPTPGETS
- a CDS encoding cytochrome c3 family protein; the encoded protein is MEIIILASLTLLTIVILVVLVGTKGKPLTLISHFHSFPAQVKENKIQLVVLSALIILVVLFAYAYYIMPHVNAGPVQPIAFSHRLHAGNKKIDCRFCHSYVDRSAHPGIPPVEKCLYCHNFIIPNHPEIRKEHNYFDTQTPTPWKKVFYVPEHVMFNHERHIKREFECEACHGDVAGTDRLKRHEFKMGFCVQCHRKEEANLDCWLSCHN